Within Verrucomicrobiota bacterium, the genomic segment AGCCTTGCCAGCGTCTGCTGCATCTTGACGAACGCCTCAGCGAGCAAACTGGAAGTTCCGCTCGCTGCCAGATTACTGCTGATAGCCGAAATAGAGTCCATATTCCAAAGGAGTTGGCCGTTTTTGCAGCCCTGAAAGGAGCAGGTAGCATACCTGCTCTCAAAAGTGAAGCTAAAGCAAGTCCTGGTAAGCAAGCCAAAGTGCCCTGAGATATCTCATCACTCGAACCGGGTCCGCGCTCTCCGGAACTTCTGCCAGGCAATAACCGCCAAAGCCTATCTCGTTGAGGCGCTGGAGCAAGCGACGAAAAGGGTAATCCTCGATGTACAAGTCCCGCATGTGGACGCAGAAGATCTTGTCTTTGACGAGGTTGAAGTTGGAGTTGAACCCCTTGCCTTCCAGGTCTGTCGCGTTGGAGTTCCATGTGATTCCGACGTGTTTGTGGTAGGCGGCGTCCAGAATCTTCTTAATGTTCGGGAGCAAGGAGGTTCCGCTGCCATGCACCTCCAGACGGATTTCAACCCCATAGCCGTGGCCGAATTCGCCCAACTCCCGAAGTGACCGCCCAATCTGTTCGAGCGTTTTTTCAACCGGAACCTCCTTCGGCAAACCGTTGGGCCGCACCTTGACGCCAGGCGCCCCCACATCGTGGGCCAGCACCATGTATTCTTTGGTGGCCTCAATGTCTTTCCGGAGCTTGCTCTGATCTGGCGTGTGGTAATCGAAGGCGCTGCCCAACCCCATCAATTCGACTTTGGAATCGGCAAAACGCTTCCGGACCTCGGTGCGCTGCCCCTTCGTCAGGTTCACTTCCACGCCATGCGCATGAGTCGTGCGAAGCTCGACGCCCTGGAACTTGGCCGCTTCGCAATTCTTGATAATCGTCGCGAGATCCCAGTCCTTGGCGAGATTATAGGTCACGGTGCCGAGCCGCATCTTGCTTTCGGGCTTTTTCGATTCAGCGGCCTTGGCGGCGAATAAGGCGGGGGAGTTCAGCAGCCCAAGGGCGCCAAGCCCGGTCCCGGTTCGGGTCAGCAATTGTCGGCGGGTGATCTTCATAAGTTCCTTTGGATTGATTTCGTTCCCCGGACTTATATCGTGAGCTTGCTCTCCCGGTCATGGAAAAAAATCGACGCCAATTTCTCAAGCGCCTGGCCAGCGGTCTGGCGCTGCCGCAATTCGCAAGGGTGGATTGTCCCGGAGCTGCTGCGGTGTCGCAAGATAACGAAGCCGCGTCGCAACCCTACTTCCGAACCCGCGGCGTGGTTTTAGTCCCTGACGATTTGTCGTGGCGCGACTGGCCGGAGCGTGTCCATCGCGCCGGGTTGACGACGATTGGCCTGCACCATGGCGTTTCTCCCAAGCGAGTTGCCGATTTCATTCTTTCCGACAACGGACAACGGTTTCTCGGCGACTGCCAGCGGCTGAACCTTCAAGTCGAATACGAACTGCACGCGGTCCGCGAACTCTTGCCGCGCGATTTGTTCGCCAAAAATCCGCAGTTCTTCCGAATGAACGAAACGGGAGAACGGACGCCGGACGCAAACCTCTGCGTGCATTCTTCCGAAGCGCTGAATATTGCGGCGGAAGGCGCAGTGGCCCTGGCCAAAACGCTTCGTCCCACGACGCACCGTTACTTCTATTGGGGCGACGACGCGAAATCCTGGTGTCACTGTCCGCACTGCCGCGGCTGGTCCGAAAGCGATCAAGCTTTGCGGTTGGAGAATCGCCTCCTGGCCGCGCTGCGGCGTTTCGATGCCCGCGCGCGGCTCGCTCATCTGGCCTACAGCAACACCCTCTGGCCGCCCAAACGGATCAAGGCGGAACCTGGAATCTTTCTCGAATACGCCCCGATCCATCGGCGCTATGATGTCCCCTACAGCCAGCAGGCCGGTCTTGAAGCAAAGGACACCCTGGACGCGCTCGATGCCAATCTGGAGATCTTCGGACGCGAGACTGCACAGGTGCTGGAGTACTGGCTGGATGTTTCGCGTTTCTCGAAATGGAAGAAACCCGCGATCAAGCTGCCCTGGCACGAAAACGTGTTTGCGGCGGATCTGGATTCATACGGCGCGCGAGGAATTCGTCACGTGACCTCCTTTGCGGTTTACATCGACGCGGATTACGTCGGGAGATTCGGCGAACCTCGCGAATTGGCGGGCTATGGAGAAAAGCTGCGGCGTTGGCGTTCGGCGAACTGATTTGGCGATGAAGCGACTCTGCGTTTGCGTGGCGACGTCGGAGAAAACGTGGCCGCGCAATGACCTCATGACGTTGAACTCCGCGTTCTTCGCAGCCCGGGAGCAGTTTGATCTGGCCATCATCCACAACGGAGAGATCACTCCCCAGGCTGAGGCCTACTTCAGCCGCCTTCCCATCGATCAGCTTCTCCCCAGAGAAAATGTCGGCCACGAAGGCGGCGCGTTCACAGAGGCAATTCGCCGTCTTCCGGCTTACGAGTGGTATCTTTTTCTGCACGACGACCATTGGTTCTGGCGGCCGGATTGGGGCCAGCAAATCCTGCCGCTGCTGGAGCACCGCGAACGAACGTGCTTCGGCAACCTCGTCACCATGAAGTTTCACTGGGACGAGGAATGCAACGTCCTTGCCCAAGCGTGGAACTTCGCTCTGGCGCCGGCTGAATACATCTTTCCGATGCTGCAAGGCATGGCGGGTTTTCATCCCCGGAGCGCCATTGAAGTATTCCTGAACCATGGCGGCGTGCCGCACCTGGATTACCGCAAACAGGAGTTCCAAGGACTGACTCACTTCACGGAGCTGTCGTTCTCCCTTTTTCTGATTCAGGCCGGTTTCCACTTCGAACCGTTGCCCGGCGGATTCGAGTACCTCCTGATGCACGGCTCCAACGCGCTTTGCGAACACAGCCGAGAGTCGTTTGCCCGCCTTCCGGAGGACGTGCAACGCTACCTGCCCGAATTGCACCGGAAATTGCACGGGTAGCCGCAGTGCCTTCGCTCATCGGAAGCTTCCTCGGTCCGACACCATGCTCTCGACCCATGAACCCGGTGGGGCGAGTCCGTCCCGGCGAGCCGCTCGACGTGTGTTGAACACGTCCGACTCGGCTCGCTGGGGACAGGCTTGCCCTACCCTGAAGTTGCAGGGACGCGACTCGCCGGGCTGCCTGGTCTCGGCACAAAACCCAGCAGCGTTTGCGGACTCTCGAAAAGGATGGCGCGTGCGATCCCCTGGGCCTCGTCCCGCGTGTACTGGCCTTGTTGAATCTTCTGAGCCAGAACCCACGCCATTTGCTTGCGAACGAGAATGGCTTTGGCATAGGTCCACTCCACGCAGTAAGCGTCGGAGAAGAATCCGACCTGCTTGTTCGTGGGCACCATGTCGAGCCGTTCGGCCATGACCTGGCGAATGATGTCGGGAAAGAAGTTGTGCCACCAGTACCCTGCCAGGCTGAAATTCGGCAACTCGCGCGCCAGCGTGCAGAGCGATTGATTCGCGTGGCGGCTCGCCAGAAAACACTGGAAGCGCAAATCGGGATGCCGTCCGATCATCCCCGCAAGCTGCCCGATGGTGCGTTGCGCAAGACGGCTCGCGGTTTCGAACGGCAACGGCTCCGCGCCCAGGCTGAACTGGAAAACGATTTCCTTCCCGCGCTTCTCCAAAGCCGTCAGAAAGCCTTCGTTGATGTAGGACGCATAAATGTCGCGTTCCTCAGCTCCGGCGCGGCTGCGCTGGCTCAGGGCGCTTTCCATCTCGGCGTCGCTCACCATTCGATAGTCGATGTCCGTGGAAAGATGGGTCGCGGTCGCGAGCACCTGTCCATACGGGATGCGGTTCACGTAATGCCGCAAGGCGGAGTGGACGTCTTCCAGCGTCCGGATCGTTCGCTCGGTCCCGGGACGCCCGCCCGCGCCGATGGGTGAAGGGCTTTCCGGCGAACGGCCCCAGCAGCGTTCGATCTCGTACAAAGCGGTGTCAAATTCAGCCCACTGGCACCGCGTGAAAAAGCCCCACTCCAAAGCGTACTGGAGCCGATCGTCATCCTGGCCCCGCTCCCGGCGGGCGATTTCCGTGCCGGTCCGGCGCACATTCAAGCGGTCCAGGATGGAATGATGCCACGAGCGGTCGGCGGCGCGTTCTCGGATTCGATCGTCGAGCTTCTGCCAGTTTTCCGGCGTGATGGGCTCGTGCCAGTCGTAAAGGTCGCGGAGAATGATGCGCACACCCCACCAGGAACTCGTGTTCTGAATGTGCCGGAGAAAAGGCAGCGCTTCACGAATCCGTGTCGTGGCTTCTTTGCGGGTTGGCCAATTTGGAAACTGAGTCAGCCGCGCCCCGCTGGGACAGCCTGCTGCGTAAAGATCGCTGACGACCATGTGATACAGCAGGATGTCGTGCAATCCCCGAGCGCCCAGCTTGCCACCGACCAGATGTGTGTGGATGTCGTAAGTCGGAATTTCGCACAGTGCAAATTCCATATCGAGACTCAGGGACTCGCTCGTCATGGGAAAAGGTTGTTCCAGCTAGTACTAGCCTACGGGAGTCACTGTTACTCGATCCAGCTCCACAATTGAATAGTGCTCCAAAGCCGTTTCGATTGTGGGCATGTGCTGCTCCGAGCAGGTCGTCCACGGAGTCTCCGCCAGCCAGATACTCAAGCAAAGATTCCACGGGATAGCGCAAACCGCGGATGCAGGGTTTGCCATGACAAATATCTGGATCGACTGTGATGCGCCAAAGCAGATTGTCGCTTGACATGCGTTCAAATTACGAGGTCCAAACGCCGCTGCCAAGGCCTCATTGATGATGGTGATGATGAGTTCAGTTCTCGACCAAGTTCGGGAATCCGTGGACAAACTCACTTGTTCTCTTGCAAGAATGAATCAACCGCCGTTTGCCTTGGAATGCCTTCCTGGCCGCCTTTCTGAGTCGCTTTAAGCGCTGCGGTCGCCGAAGCGAACCGAATCCGTTCCTCTACCGGCAACCCGCGTCCCAGCGCCGCGGCATACGCGCCATGGAACACGTCGCCGCAGCCGGTCGTATCCGCGACCCGAACGCGAAAGGCTGGTTGATGGGCGACGCGCGCAGGTTCCGCATGCGTCGAATACCAGCAGCCCTCCGCTCCGCAGGTGACGACGACGGTGTCGCGCTGATCCGTCCAGAGTGCTTTCACGGCATCCTGAGGGTTTGCTTGCTGAGTGAGTCTTTCAGCGAAATGTTGTGAAACGATCAAATGATCCACCAGGTCGAGCAACGTCGGGAATTCGGTTCCGGGAGTTTTCTCGAAATCGGCCACGATCGGAATCCCGGCCGCGCGGGCGATGCGCGCGGCCCGAATCATTCCTTTCAGACCGAAATGATCGACCAGCAACACGCGCGCTGACCGGATGATGTCTTCCTCCGGCCAATCCGGGTCGCAACCGACCGCGCCATTCAAATCCGCAAAGATGTTTCGCGTGTTGCGAGCGGTGTCCACGACGATAAACGAGTGAATGATTTTCGCTTCGGGACGTTGACGAAGATAAGTCAGGTCAATTCCCTCCTCCCGCAGACGATTGATTCCATATTGCGACCACTCATCGGTGCCCAGAACGCCGGCAAAAGCGCAGCGCGATCCCAGGCGCGACGCTGCGACCAGCGCCGTCGCTGTCAGTCCGCCGCATTGGCGCTCGCTGCGGACCACAGAGACCTTCGCATCGGCCGGCGGATACGCTTCGACGTAAACCAGGTCGTCCACCGCCGCGCAACCCAGGCCGAGCAGGTCGAATGCCTTAACCGTGTTCACAAGGAAGCCAGCCACTGCCGCATCGTCTTGGGATCTTCACGGAACATGAGTGAGCCGGGCACAATAAAGTCCACCCCCGCCGCGTGGAGCAACGGCACGGTTTCACGCCGGATGCCGCCGTCCGCTTCAACCACAGCCTTCTGCCCGCGACGCCGGATGATCTCGCGCGCTTGCCGAATTTTGCCGGGCACGGACGCGTCCATCGAGGCGCCTTTGATGCCCATGGCCGTGCCCACGATCGTGACAATGTCCAGTTCAGCCCACAGCGGCTCCAAAAGTTCAACCGGCTCGTTGATGAGCAGCGAAACGCCCGCTTGTTTCCCGCACGCTTTGATCGCGCGCAGAACTTCCGCCGGATTGCTGGCGGAGTCGAAGCAGAAGAGGATGGCATCCGCGCCCGCCTCCACAAACGGTTCCACCCAATCGAGCGGGTTTGCGGTCATCAAATGAATCTCAAACGGCAACCGCGTGTGTGGCCGCAACGCCTTCACCTGATCCGGAAAGAACAGCAGGTTCGGCACGTAATGGCCATCAGCAACGTCGATATGGAAGCGCTCCGAATAAGGCTCAACGCGCTTGATCTCGGCCGCCAGATTTGCCAGGTCCGCCGACCAAAGAGATGTGGAACATTTCAGCATTGCGAGAGGATTTAGTCTGAAATGAAATGCCGCTTCAAGAAATCCCCGATAAATCGCTGTACGTCATGCCCGTGTTGCTGGACGCTCACGGATTTGGCGGTGATCTCTTTGAATTCCGCTCCGGGAATCAGCCGCGCATGGGCTTCCCCGTATTCGAAAGGATGAATCGGATCGTGCCGATTTGCCAGCACCAGCGTGGGAACCCGGATCGAAGCCCATTCTTGCCGGTCTTTGCACGGCGTATCGCGCGGAATCCGCTCCAGGTTGACCGCATGCTCGCGGGCGCGAGGATTCTCAAACTGCCCGCACAGAGACCGGGCCACGTCCGGAAACGAGCGCGCCGTCTCCGCGTACTCGGGCGTTTCCTTGAACAGCGCCTGTCCGCGCTCCGGTCCATGTTCTCGAATCAAGCGCGCCACCAGAGAGAACATGTGGACGTTCCACGGATTCGGTCGGTCGAGCCACGCCGGACGCGACAACACCAACCCCGCGACGCGATCCGGAAAGCGCAGCACGAAATTCAATGCCAGCGCCGCCCCCATGGAAATGCCGCCGACGATGCTGCGCTGAATCTTCAGGTGATCCATCAGCGCCAGGAGATCGTCGGCGAAAGTCGCGAGGCGGATCTTGTCCAGCGGCCCCACGCGGTTCGTCTTCCCGTGCGCGCGGGCATCGAAGGCCAGCAACCGAACTCCGGCAGGCGGTTTGAACAGGCTGAACGGTTGCGACACATCCGCGCCCAGACCATGCTGAAAGAAGAAGGGCACGCCGGAATTGCCATCCTCGTAATGAAATTCGATTGCGTCGTGTGTGAATGTGGGCATGCGCCGTGGCGAGAGTATTGTACTTCCATCAGAGAAGGTGGGGCGAGCGTCCTCGATGGCGGCACGGTCTTCTCACCCTCTGACCGATTTAACGATTTAACCTTGGAACGGTTGGTTGACCTCAAGCCGGCTGCGCGAGTTTGTCCCGAAGAAACGCGGCGCTCGCCGCCAGATCCGTTTCTTCAAAGCCGTGCATGATCAGCGCGCCGGCGAATTGGGCCTGCGACAATAGCTCCAGATAACGGTCCCAATCCAGGATCCCGGACCCCAGCGGCAGATTCCCTGCCCGACCGTCCGGGCCGAGTTCCTTGGCATGGGCCAGGATGAGATCGTTGCCCAGGATATCGAAGGCTTCTTCGAGGATCCGCGTCCGGCGGGGGAGTTCGTCCGGAGGAATCAGGTTGGCGGCGTCCATGATGATTTTGAGGTTCGGCGATTCGGTTTCGTCGAGCAACCGGCGCGCGCGGGGAGCGGAGTTGACGACATTGCTGAGTTCAGGTTCCAGTCCCAGCGTGACATCGTGGAGTTCGGCCACTTCCAAAACCTCGTCCAGGGAAGCTCGCAGATCGCTCCAGGCTTGCGGCGAGTTGTTGTCCGGATGAGAGCGCCACAGGTCGTCGGGATCCCGCGTGCCGCTGCAAAGCGTCACCACGTTCGTGCCGACGTAGCTGCACGCAGAAATGAGGACTCGCACCCGCTGCAGTCCATCCGACCGGCGCGTCGGGTTGGGATCAATCAGGTTGCACGTGCCCGAAACCGCAGCCAGCGAAACTTTCCGGGACACGGCGCTGCCGCGAATCCTCTCCAGGACACTCAGCTCCAATTCCTCAGGCAAGCTCGGCAGTCCGGCACACGAAAAATTGAACTGCACGCAGGGTAACCGATGGCCCGCCACCTCGTCGAAGATTTCCTCGACCGTCGGCCGGGCGAATGTTTTGGCGAAAATGCCGAGTTGCAGGCGATTTGAGTTCATCGTTCGGATTTTGAGATTCGTCATTCGTCACACCCCGCCGGTAACGTCCGCCAACCGCATCCATTCGCCGCTTTCCACGGAGCGCGCAATCGCCACCAGCGCTCGCATCGCCGCGACCCCATCGTCGATATTCGCGCCCTGCTGCGGCGTGCCGCACAAAATGCAGTCGGCAAAACTCTCGAGCTGGAGTTTGTAAGAGTAGGCGTCTTCGCCCATCGGTCGGCGGTATTGCCGATCGCGGCCCGAAAACGCCTCGACCAGGCTCGCTTTATGGAACCAGGGCAGAAACACCTGGCCCTGGACGTTACCGTGCTCGCCTTGAATCTGAAAGCCTTCCTCGAAATCCCCGCGCACGGGGATAGTCAAATCGAGGTGGCCCAACGCGCCGTGGATGAATTCAACATCGACGTACCAGCATAACGCGCCGAAGCGTTCGAGCCGGCGCGCCCGAACGGCGGTAATCTCACCACCGAGAAAACGCGCGGTATCGACCAGATGGCTGGCATGAGTGAGAAGAAAGTACCGAGGTTTGTCGGCTTTGGGATTTCCCTTGGGACGTCTGGCATGGGCGCTTTGTTGGACGAGCGGCTGCAGATTGTCGGTCATGGTGTAACGATAGACCGAGTCCCAATACCAGGCTTTGAAGGAAAGTAAGTCGCCGATTTCCTCCTGGATAAATTTGCGGGCAAAAGCGATTCCGGGATCGAATCGGCGGTTGTTGCCAATCTGAAACACGAGCGAACGTAGGGCAGGCATCTTGCCTGCTCCGCCGAATTGCTCGTCAACAGGAACTGCTTTGCCTCGCTCCTCTTTGGAAGACGGCAGCTTCTGGTCAGGCTGGAAGCCTGGCCTGCTTTGGACCATGCTTCGCAATTCCTCGCATTCTTCCACGGACACGCCCAGGGGCTTTTCCACGAGCACGTGCTTGCCCGCCCCCACGGCTTTCGTCGCCAGCGGCACATGAAATTGGTCGGCCACGCCAATCAATACCGCCTCGATTTCGGGATTGGCCAGCATCTCCTCGAAGTCACGGTAAATCAGGCGAGGCTGGTGCAGCGTGGCCATGCGGTCGCGCAGATCGTCTGCGAGGTCGCAGATTGCAGTCAACTCGACGTTGCGCGCCTTCCTCGCCGCGTCGAAGTGCGCGATTTGCGCGATCGGCCCGCAGCCCAGAATCCCCAGGCGGAGAAGGCGAGAGTCCTTGTTCATGACGCGCACTGGCCGCCACAAAGGCGGCGGTGAATGCCGAATGTCGAATGCCGAATGTCGAAAGAATGTCCGAGCACAAATGACGAAAGGCACCCCCACAAGGCCGCCCGGGCGTGTGATCTCGATTCGGGATTCGTCATCCGGATTTCGTTCGTCATTTGGGCTTGGTGATTGGTCATGGTGCCGCGGGGTATCTTTGCCGGAGGGCCTCTCGAAGGGCTTTCAGTTTCTTCCGCTGCGCCAGGCCCATCAGCGCCTCCAAATGGTCGCTCGCGGCCACGCCGCGAAGTTCTCCACCGCGATGCACCTCCAGAGCCTGCATCATGGCCTCGGCGCCGAGTTTGGGATCAGGGTTGCCTTGACCGTTCTTGATCGAATTGATCGCTGACCCGGCCAGGAACAGGATGTGTTCGCTCAAGCCGCGCTGTTCGGCGTCGATCAGATTCAAAATGATGTTGCCCTGATCCAGGCCGCCGGCGCGGGCAATCATGGTGGGGTTGATGCCGGGCAAGGTCTGCGTCAGCACGCGCTCCGACGCCAGCCATTCGTCGCCGTGCGGATAAATGAACGGCGCGCCTTGGCGAACCGGCGCCGTTTGGCGAAAGTCAATCCCGTCCAGGCGCGCGAGCAAATCGATAACCTCCCGCCAGATGCCGCCGCGCGTTTTCACCCCGATACCCGCATTGTGGCCGTAGATTGCCGGGGGCCTGGCCAACGTCTTCGTGGCTTCGCGGACCATCCGGACGGCGCCGCCCGCAAACGATTCGCTGAACATCACTCCCGTCGCGCCCGCCTCCAGCACGGCATGGACGCTTTCCAGAATTTCATGCGGCGCGCCCGTGATATGCGGCGCAAAAATCAGGCCCCGGCCGCTTCGTTTGTCCTGGACGCGTTTGATGGCGGCGGCGGCTCGACGCGCGCGCTCCTTCACCGGAGAATAATCCAGGCGCGGATAGAGGTTTTCGTCCTCCTTGATGAAAAGAAACAGCGGGCAAACCGCCGCTTCCTCGACTAGCGTCTCAACCTGTTTCGGAGTAATCCCGGCTGTGGGCTTCAGAATAGTGCCGAAGGCCGGCTCAAATGTAGGGCAGGCATCCTGCCTGCCCAATTCCTTCATCGAATTCCGTGCCGGTTTTCCGGCTCGCCGATTTCTTTCTGACTTATCTGAAAGAACATTCTGTCGGACCGACTCAGTCGCGGCGCGTGATTTGGACAGACTGGAAGCCTGTCCTACGTTATCCCAATGCGTGATCGCGCGCAGACCCGGACCGCCATAAGCCGGGCCGGGAAACGTGCGCAGCACGGTTTCAGGCATCTGAAGCCCGACGAGCCGCACGTCCTGATTCTCGTAAACGTCGAAAATAATTGCGCCGGCGGCGGTATGAAAGATGTCCGTTGAAGTCAGATGGCCGTCCGGTTGCAGGAGCATCTTCAGCGGGTAGGCCATGTGGATCAATCCCAGGCGGCCGGTCGCATCGAACGCGTCGATTCCAACTGCTTTCCCCGTGCACCGTTCGAGCAGCGAACCACGCGGAATATCTTTCGTTCCGCTGGTGGCGTGATAACTGATTTCTTTGGCGGCCTGGATCAGGCTCCAGCTTCGCAGCGCGAAGAAATACGTCGCAACAATTTGGTCTCCGATGATCGGCGCCGGGTTGGCTTGCAACCGTTCGCAAACGATTCGCCGAAGCTGCGCTTCCCGGGCGTCGGCATCGTGCCAGAGCAGTTGCAGCGTCGTGGCCTTGATAGGTCGCGTGGGCATGACACTTTAGGCCGGGCAGCCTAAGTAAGTCCCCCAGCGAATACAATAGGGTAAATCATGGGAGCCTGGGCCGGAACACGAAGCACGTTTGGACACTTGGAGCCGTGGAAGGACGGTGGCTTCGCCATCGCGGGCGCCGGGGTCTTCGCCCTGACGCTGGCCTACTTTGCGGGGATCTTCTGGGGCGGCATGGTCTTGGTGGGCATCACCAGAACTTTATCCACGCGATGGCGATCCATGTCGAGCACCTCGAAGATGTAACCCTCCGCCTCGAATGTTTCGCCTTCTCGCGGCACGCGCCCCAGCGTCTTCACGACAAACCCCGCAAGCGTCTGGTATTCGGTGTAGGCACCGCCGCCGAACTTGAATCCAGGCAACGCCTTTTCGACCGCTTCCAGGTCAATCATTGCGTCAATCAGCCACGAACCGTCGTCGCGTTTCTTGGCTTCGGGCTTGGCGCGTTCGCCTTGGGACGGAAATCTGCCGACGATGGCTTCCATCACGTCGTTGAGCGTCACCAGTCCGACAATGTTTCCGAACTCGTCCGTCACCATCGCGAAGTGTTTCCCGCTTTGCTTGAACGTCTCGACGAGTTGAAGAACCGTCTGCGTCTCGGGCACGATGAGCGGCGGCGTCGTCAGGTCCTTGAGATCCACGCCAACCTTTGCGGCCAGATTTGCGTAGATGGCCTTTACCGACACGATGCCGACCACGTTGTCGCGATTCTCGCGATAAACTGGAAAATGTGAGTGATTGCTGATGACAATCTTGTGCCAAATCTGGTCGTGCGGATCGTCCTGATTGAGCCAGATCACTTTGGGACGCGGCGTCATAATCTCGCGCACCGGCAACTGGTCGAGTTCGAGCGCGCTGTGGATGATATGGCTTTCCACCTTGTTGAACGCGCCAGCCCTCACGCCTTCCTGCATCAACACGCGCACTTCCTCCTCGGAAACGGTCACTTCCTTTTCCGGTTTGAAACCGAGCAGGCGCAACAAACCCTCCGTGGAGATGCTGAGAAAGCTCACGAGCGGGCCAGCCACGCGTGAGAGCCAGTTCATTGGCTTGGCGACCGCCATCGAGATGCCTTCGGGATTGCTCAGGCCAAAGCGCTTCGGCACAAGCTCGCCCAGCACGAGCGAAAAATAAGTGATAACCGCGACGACCATCCCGAAGGCGATTTTGTCCGCGTAACCTGCGAGGAATGTTATCTGGCCAATTGGCTGCGCAAGTTTGGCCGCCAATGTGGCGCCCCCGAATGCGCCCGCGAAGATGCCCACCAGCGTAATGCCGACTTGCACCGTGGAAAGAAAACGATTGGGCGACTCCGCCAGTTCGAGCGCGACTTGGGCGTTGCTCTGGCCCTGATCGGCCAGACGCCGCAACCGGGCTTTCTTGGCCGACACAACGGCGATCTCCGCCATCGCGAAGACGCCGTTCGCGATAAGCAGCAGAAAAATGACCGTGATTTCAAAGGCAACTTGATTCATAGAATCTATTGCGACCGAATTCTGTGTGGTAGGCAAGGAAATCGGACGCAGTCGGACCAGCGGTTTCCTGCCCCTCAAGCAACCGTGCGTCGCTGTCGCAACCCAGCTATCCCGCAGCTATCCCCGAGGCGCTTACTGCTTGGTCCGCGGGATGGACGACAAAGCTCGTAGCGCAGAGTTGCACTCTGCCGTATCGCTGAATTGTATTCTGCGGGGCGTCTCCCAGTCCGAGCCCGCTGGGAGTTGCCGGCGCCCTGCCGATTGGAAATCGGCGATACAGCAAATTGAAAATCTGCGCTAGGGTTCTCCGGTCGATCTGTCGTCAATCCCACGGTCTGCACAGTAAGAGCCTCAGCACAACCGCTTCCTGGGATGACAATTTCAAGATCATTCGGGACGCGCGCTTCTCGCGCTATCCGCTCATGGCCCCTGAACTGCCACTGCCCCATGACAAGATTTCCCTTTCTTCAATCGACGGATCGGGCGAAGGCCGGCCTTGACAATTCAACCAGCAGCGAAAGACTCGCGCTCCTATGCCATCTGCGCCAACTGAATTTCAGGGCGTCACCGCCCTAACCAAGGCCAATGTCTATTTCGAGGGCAAGGTCGTCAGCCATACGATTCTCTTCCCCGACGGCGCGAAAAAGACGCTGGGCCTCATTTATCCGGGCAAGTTTCACTTCGGGACG encodes:
- a CDS encoding HlyC/CorC family transporter, giving the protein MNQVAFEITVIFLLLIANGVFAMAEIAVVSAKKARLRRLADQGQSNAQVALELAESPNRFLSTVQVGITLVGIFAGAFGGATLAAKLAQPIGQITFLAGYADKIAFGMVVAVITYFSLVLGELVPKRFGLSNPEGISMAVAKPMNWLSRVAGPLVSFLSISTEGLLRLLGFKPEKEVTVSEEEVRVLMQEGVRAGAFNKVESHIIHSALELDQLPVREIMTPRPKVIWLNQDDPHDQIWHKIVISNHSHFPVYRENRDNVVGIVSVKAIYANLAAKVGVDLKDLTTPPLIVPETQTVLQLVETFKQSGKHFAMVTDEFGNIVGLVTLNDVMEAIVGRFPSQGERAKPEAKKRDDGSWLIDAMIDLEAVEKALPGFKFGGGAYTEYQTLAGFVVKTLGRVPREGETFEAEGYIFEVLDMDRHRVDKVLVMPTKTMPPQKIPAK